AGATGTAATCTACCTCAGTCTCCACCCTTTGTATCTCTAACTTTCCCTCTGTTTCCAGCTTTATTTCTACTTCCTGGCTTACCTTTTCTCCAATCTTCACCTTTCCAAAGACGAGTCGCTCCGGCTTTAAGGTGATCGGTGTTTTAACCGTGGCGGCTATTTCAAGGGTTACTTTGGCTTCGTCCGGATCATTAGAGGTAACATAAATGCTCTTGCTCTGAGGTCCCTTAAATTTTCCTGAGTTGAAGGTTACCTTTACTTCTCCGGTATCGCCGGGCGTAATTATCTTGGAAGAGAGCAGGGCCGCAGTGCAGCCACAGGAAGCTTTGGTCTCTTCTATATAAAGATCTGTGTCCCCCCGGTTTTTGAATTTAAAGACATGCGTCACCTGAACTCCCTGTCCGATCTCTCCAAAATTATGGGAGAGTTCTTCAAAGTGGATATCCGGTTGAGCCTTTGTCTTGATTTTAGCCCCTTCAACTTCCGGCGCTATCTTTTCCTTCTTCTCCGGTGGCTTCTCTTTTTCAGGTTTGCTTTCCGGACTAGGTATTGATTCTGATTTGACCTTATCGGGTTTTACGGGGGCAGGCTTACTCTCCGGCAGTTCTGGTGGCTGCACCTGGGTTTTAGACGCCGGTTGAGTTAATGAGGCGGTTGGCTCTGAAGGGGCCACGGCGCTGGTATCAGTTCTGGCCGTCTCTGCCTGAAAGGAAGCCGGAGGCTCTACCTGCTGGCTGAACTTTATAGCCAGTCCAAGGACTACCCCTCCCACAAGTAGAGCAATTACCATACTTACTATGACATCTTTCATTATTATCCCTCCAAACTAAGTGATCGTAACACAACTTTCCTTCCTTGTCAAGTTTTTTATGGAAATCACGGACTTTACCCTTTTTTGTCCTCACTCAGATAAGGCAAAAAGTAGCGGTTAACGATATTCAGGGCGCAACTGTCACCGCACATAGTGCAGGTTTTGGTATTAACCGGGGAACGACTCTCCCAAATGAAGGCGGCCTGTTGGGGAAAGAGGCACCTTCTGAATTGTCCCTCCCAATCCAGGTTCCGTCTGGCATGGGACATGGTTTTATCCTGGGACCTATCCTTTCTTTTGATCATATCCCCGATGTGGGCGGCTATTTTGGCGGCGACCAATCCCTCTTTGACATCATAAGGAGCAGGCAAGGCCAGGTGTTCCGGGGGAGTAACGTAGCAGATAAAATCTGCCCCAAAAGAGGAGGAGAGAGACGCCCCTACCGCCGCCGAGATATGATCGTATCCGGCCGCAATATCCGTGGGCAGCGGACCTAACATGTAAAAAGGCGCCCCGCCGCTCATCCGCTTCTGGAGGATGACATTGGCCTCGATCTCATCAATAGGGATATGCCCCGGCCCCTCCACCATCATCTGACAACCCATATCCTGGCCAATCTGAGCTAATTCGGAATTTATAATCAATTCCTGGATCTGGGCCCGATCTGAAGAATCTTCCACCGCCCCTGCCCTGAGACCATTTCCCAGACTGAGGACCGCATCGTATTTCTTAAGGATGCCTACCACCCGATCGAACTGTTCATAAAGAGGATTTTCACGCTCGTTTTCAATCATCCAGGCGCTCATATAGGCCCCACCCCGGCTAACTAATCCCCCGTGACGATATCCCTGACGCTTCAGCCTCTCCAGCGTAATCCAATTAATCCCACAATGAATGGCCATAAAGGAAATCCCATCTTCACATTGTCTTTCGATCACCTCAAAGAGATATTCCGGGTCCATCTTTATGGCTGACCCTTTTTGTTTAATGGTATCCAAAAAGGCCTGATAAAGAGGCACAGACCCAACCGGAAGATTTACCGTTTGCAGGATAGCTCGTCGAATGCGGTCCAGGTCTCCGCCCGTAGATAACTCCATTAAGGTATCGGCCCCGTTTTCCTCGGCTGTCTTGGCCTTGGCTATTTCCATATCCAGATCGACGATATCGGTTGATGTCCCAATGGAGGCATTCACCTTGGTCCGAAGTCCCTGGCCAATTCCGACCACCTTTGACTGGCGGTTAAGGTTATGGGGGATAATTAATCTCCCCTGAGCAATATTTCTTCTAATCTCCTCCACGGGCAGATTTTCATCAGCCGCTACTTTTTCCATTTCATCCGAGACCTTTCCGGCTCGGGCCAATTCTATTTGGGTCGGCATATCTACCTCCAATAATCAATTATCAATGTAACTATTCAGCCACCAAGGCACAAACTCGATGCTCGATCCTGGATACTGGATCCTTTACCAGCATCGAGGATCGAGCATCGAAGATCGAGCATCGAGCATCATGTGCTGAACGGTTACCTACCTCCAATATCAATTATCCAATTAACAATTGTTAATTGGTAACTATTCAGCCACTAAGGCACAAACTCGATGCTCGATGCTCGATCCTGGATACTGGATCCTTTACCAGCATCGAGGATCGAGCATCGAAGATCGAGCATCGAGCATCCAGCATCGAGGATCGAGCATCGAGGATCGAGCATCGAAGATCGAGCATCGAGCATCCAGCATCGAGGATCGAGCATCGAGGATCGAGCATCGAGCATCCAGCATCGAGGATCGAGCATCGAAGATCGAGCATCGAGCATCCAGCATCGAGGATCGAGCATCGAGGATCGAGCATCGAGCATCCAGCATCGAGGATCGAGCATCGAGGATCGAGCATCGAGCATCCAGCATCGAGGATCGAGCATCCAGCATCATGTGCTGAACGGTTACGTTAATTGTTAATAAAGTCCTCCCCGAGGATAATAGTCACATCCACCAGGGCCTTAGGATCGACTTTCTGAATAACCTTTCCCTGTCCTAAAAACTTTGAGATATAGACGGCATTATCCCGGTTGCCTGCCTGGTCCATAATTACCGTATCTTGGTAGTCAAAACGGCCGGCATTCCCTGTCTCCACCACATCGATTTTCGGTTCTCGCCTAAGCCTGTCTCTGACTTCAGCGGCCAATCCACCCTTTCTACAGCCATTCAAAATGCGCACCGTAATCACTTTCTCCGGTGACGGAAGAGGGCTTTCATTGGTTTTAGCTAAGTGCTCCTTTAATTTAGCCACCATTTTTTGAAATTCAATCCCGTCAATTTGCCAGTAATTTATCCCATTGATATTCTGCCCCTGGCCTGGTATTTCAAAAAAGGCTATATTCTTTTCAGGGGAAAGATGTCTGACATGAGAGGCCAGGCTTAACATTTCAGCCAGCCCAAGGTTTGCTTTAATATGCCTATATATTTCTTTAATCATAGCCGGGGAACTGAGATTGGCCTTGATCTCTCTGGCTAAAAGGTTTATTACCTCTTCTCTTTTCTTGATCCGGTCGAGATCGCCTCCCGGCGTGGACCTAAAACGGACAAACTGAAGGGTCTTTTCGCCATCCAACTTTTGAAGACCACGGGGAATCCTGATGTATAAATCACCCGCCCGGTCAATATAATGCATCTCCTGATCGATAAATATTTCTACTCCACCTAACAAATCAACGACATTGACAAAACCCTGGTAGTCAAGCAGCACATAAAAGGGAATAGTAAACCCCGGCAGACCTCCACTTTTAAAGATATCCTCGGTCACACTTAAGAGCATATCTATTCCTCCTCGAGCATAAACGTGATTAATCTTATCGTAATGGTTTCTCCTCCGGTAATTAATCTTCACCCTGGTATCCCTGGGAATAGAGATGATTCCAACCTGCCTGGTTCCAGGTTCAAGGCTGACGAGAACAAGGCAGTCAGTTAATCCTTTAGAACCGGTATTATCTATCCCGATGAGGAGGATATTAATTGTCCGGCCTTCCCTGACCAACTGGTTTATTTTATTAGTCTTAAAATAAAAGAACCATAGGCCTACTCCCATGATTAAAAGTAAAAGGAGACCTAAGCCCATTATCCACTTTTTTAGAGAGGAGGCCTTTTTTCTTGTCCGCACTTTTCCTCATCCTTAAGCTCATCGGGGCCTTATTTATCATTTCGGCCACTAACGGATTAATCGCGAATCTCGAATTGCGAATTGCGAATCTATTTTTTTTCGTAACCGTTCAG
This genomic interval from bacterium contains the following:
- a CDS encoding DUF1573 domain-containing protein → MKDVIVSMVIALLVGGVVLGLAIKFSQQVEPPASFQAETARTDTSAVAPSEPTASLTQPASKTQVQPPELPESKPAPVKPDKVKSESIPSPESKPEKEKPPEKKEKIAPEVEGAKIKTKAQPDIHFEELSHNFGEIGQGVQVTHVFKFKNRGDTDLYIEETKASCGCTAALLSSKIITPGDTGEVKVTFNSGKFKGPQSKSIYVTSNDPDEAKVTLEIAATVKTPITLKPERLVFGKVKIGEKVSQEVEIKLETEGKLEIQRVETEVDYI
- the thiC gene encoding phosphomethylpyrimidine synthase ThiC — protein: MPTQIELARAGKVSDEMEKVAADENLPVEEIRRNIAQGRLIIPHNLNRQSKVVGIGQGLRTKVNASIGTSTDIVDLDMEIAKAKTAEENGADTLMELSTGGDLDRIRRAILQTVNLPVGSVPLYQAFLDTIKQKGSAIKMDPEYLFEVIERQCEDGISFMAIHCGINWITLERLKRQGYRHGGLVSRGGAYMSAWMIENERENPLYEQFDRVVGILKKYDAVLSLGNGLRAGAVEDSSDRAQIQELIINSELAQIGQDMGCQMMVEGPGHIPIDEIEANVILQKRMSGGAPFYMLGPLPTDIAAGYDHISAAVGASLSSSFGADFICYVTPPEHLALPAPYDVKEGLVAAKIAAHIGDMIKRKDRSQDKTMSHARRNLDWEGQFRRCLFPQQAAFIWESRSPVNTKTCTMCGDSCALNIVNRYFLPYLSEDKKG
- a CDS encoding LCP family protein, with product MRTRKKASSLKKWIMGLGLLLLLIMGVGLWFFYFKTNKINQLVREGRTINILLIGIDNTGSKGLTDCLVLVSLEPGTRQVGIISIPRDTRVKINYRRRNHYDKINHVYARGGIDMLLSVTEDIFKSGGLPGFTIPFYVLLDYQGFVNVVDLLGGVEIFIDQEMHYIDRAGDLYIRIPRGLQKLDGEKTLQFVRFRSTPGGDLDRIKKREEVINLLAREIKANLSSPAMIKEIYRHIKANLGLAEMLSLASHVRHLSPEKNIAFFEIPGQGQNINGINYWQIDGIEFQKMVAKLKEHLAKTNESPLPSPEKVITVRILNGCRKGGLAAEVRDRLRREPKIDVVETGNAGRFDYQDTVIMDQAGNRDNAVYISKFLGQGKVIQKVDPKALVDVTIILGEDFINN